From a single Sander vitreus isolate 19-12246 chromosome 2, sanVit1, whole genome shotgun sequence genomic region:
- the smim18 gene encoding small integral membrane protein 18 — MANITAIIHPSNLPWHPEAVPLSRVSLQVQEVYPFHDGWNVACFIILLLFILTVVSLAALAVLYELLDCGCCAKGKTHHQLQEEGPGSCGKLMSSICKEPESCTEVV, encoded by the coding sequence ATGGCCAACATCACTGCCATTATACACCCAAGTAATCTCCCATGGCACCCCGAGGCGGTCCCTCTCTCCCGTGTCTCCTTGCAGGTCCAGGAGGTCTACCCTTTCCATGATGGATGGAATGTGGCCTGCTTCATCATCCTTCTGCTCTTCATCCTCACTGTGGTGTCTCTGGCTGCCTTGGCCGTGCTCTATGAGCTACTGGACTGTGGGTGCTGTGCCAAAGGGAAGACACATCACCAGCTACAGGAGGAGGGGCCGGGAAGCTGCGGAAAGCTCATGTCCAGCATTTGCAAAGAGCCGGAATCCTGCACTGAGGTGGTATAA
- the LOC144523746 gene encoding dynactin subunit 6-like encodes MADKQNNQKSVKIAAGAVVCVESEIRGDVTIGSRTVVHPKARIIAEAGPIVIGEGNLIEEQALIINGYPENITPESEVEPKTMTIGMNNVFEVGCVSQALKIGDNNVIESKADVGRNVILTSGCIIGAFCQVNTCEVIPENTVIYGSGCMRRVQTERPQPQTLQLDFLMKILPNYHHLKKTVKAGHNAS; translated from the exons ATGGCAGATAAACAAAATAATCAGAAAAG TGTCAAAATAGCCGCTGGAGCCGTAGTTTGTGTTGAAAGTGAAATAAGAGGAGATGTCACTATAG GCTCCAGGACAGTAGTCCACCCTAAAGCTCGTATCATTGCAGAGGCAGGACCCATCGTGATTGGAGAAGGCAATTTGATCGAGGAGCAAGCTCTGATCATTAATGG TTACCCTGAAAACATCACACCAGAGTCTGAAGTGGAACCAAAGACAATGACCATTGGCATGAACAATGTATTTGAAGTTGGCTGTG TATCACAAGCCCTGAAAATCGGGGACAACAACGTCATTGAATCCAAAG CTGACGTCGGTAGGAATGTGATCCTCACCAGTGGCTGTATTATTGGAGCCTTCTGTCAGGTCAACACCTGTGAAGTCATACCTGAGAACACGGTCATCTACGGCTCTGGATGTATGAGGCGGGTTCAGACGGAGAGACCGCAG CCCCAAACTCTTCAGCTCGACTTTCTGATGAAGATTTTGCCAAACTACCaccatttgaaaaaaactgttaaagcTGGCCACAATGCTAGCTAA
- the hgsnat gene encoding heparan-alpha-glucosaminide N-acetyltransferase isoform X2, translating into MAKRKLKKSKDTASVLGVKPASQKDMAQREKYMFSLAALALVVAVCAVPLTAETSSSGLSHHKHTILRMDEAILTVNNELDTEVVVSWMSERCFQCLYQQLGVVPAGPSPGQPSSVDFVVSTQHGITLQLNSTPVQLELCTVPFHFGEHGNYSLWVKNLNDSAVVNCSVVTDADPVNSYIPILVAFLIFAGLALASAIGTIILGLDVVKGILFRLGGSMETERLINSELGSPGRTASLVADNILPPPPSPSKRLRSLDTFRGIALVIMIFVNYGGGRYWFFRHESWNGLTVADLVFPWFVFIMGTSIALSINSMLRAGSTRCSLLRKVVWRSLQLFIIGVFIINPNYCQGPFSWDNMRIPGVLQRLACSYLVVACLDLLVARGHLDILTTDALWAPGLDILLYWPAWLCVLFLEIIWLCLTFLLPVPDCPTGYLGPGGIGDMGLYANCTGGAAGFIDRWLLGESHIYQTPSSRVIYATRMPYDPEGVLGSINSILMAFLGLQAGKIILHYRDLHTRIMSRFLIWGLLLGVISAALTKCSTDQGFIPVNKNLWSLSYVTTLACFAYVLLVLVYYTVDVKKWWSGAPFYYPGMNSILVYVGHEVFEEYFPFRWRMTNSQSHTEHLTQNLVATSCWVFISYMLYRKKIFWKI; encoded by the exons ATGGCAAAAAGGAAACTGAAGAAGTCAAAAGACACAGCTTCAGTTTTAGGGGTAAAACCGGCAAGCCAGAAAGACATGGCACAACGAGAGAAATATATGTTTTCCCTTGCTGCCCTTGCTTTGGTTGTAGCCGTTTGCGCAGTACCACTGACAGCTGAAACATCTTCCT CTGGCCTATCTCATCATAAGCATACAATCTTGAGGATGGATGAGGCCATTCTGACTGTCAACAATGAGCTGGACACTGAGGTGGTGGTGTCCTGGATGTCAGAGCGATGCtttcag TGTTTGTACCAGCAGCTTGGGGTGGTACCCGCAGGGCCCAGTCCTGGTCAGCCCAGTTCAGTAGATTTTGTTGTGAGCACACAGCATGGAATTACACTACAGCTCAACAGCACCCCTGTCCAGCTGGAGCTCTGCAC GGTCCCATTCCACTTTGGGGAGCACGGGAACTACTCTCTGTGGGTAAAAAATCTGAATGACTCCGCAGTGGTCAACTGCTCCGTAGTGACTGATGCAGACCCTGTCAACAGCTACATAC CGATCTTAGTAGCTTTTCTTATCTTTGCTGGACTGGCCTTGGCGTCCGCCATTGGAACAATAATATTAGG GCTTGATGTAGTGAAGGGTATCCTCTTCCGACTTGGCGGCTCCATGGAGACGGAGAGGCTCATCAACTCA GAACTGGGCTCCCCTGGCAGGACAGCGTCACTAGTTGCTGACAAcatcctccctcccccccccagccCCAGCAAGAGGCTGCGATCTCTGGACACATTCAGAGG TATCGCCTTAGTCATTATGATCTTTGTGAACTATGGAGGGGGACGATACTGGTTCTTTAGACACGAAAGCTGGAATG GCCTTACTGTTGCAGATCTGGTCTTTCCTTG GTTCGTGTTCATAATGGGGACATCCATCGCCTTGTCAATCAACTCCATGCTCCGCGCGGGCTCCACCCGCTGCTCTCTGCTGAGGAAAGTTGTGTGGAGGAGCCTGCAGCTCTTCATCATCGGTGTCTTCATCATCAACCCAAACTACTGCCAGGGACCAT TTTCTTGGGACAACATGCGGATCCCTGGTGTGTTGCAGCGCCTGGCCTGCTCATACTTAGTTGTAGCCTGCCTGGATCTGTTGGTGGCGAGAGGTCATCTTGACATCCTTACAACG GATGCTTTGTGGGCCCCTGGCCTTGACATCTTACTGTACTGGCCAGCCTGGCTCTGTGTGCTTTTCTTAGAAATCATCTGGCTATGCCTAACTTTCCTGCTTCCTGTGCCAGATTGCCCAAC AGGATATCTGGGTCCCGGTGGGATCGGGGACATGGGCCTGTATGCTAACTGCACCGGTGGCGCGGCTGGTTTCATTGACCGATGGCTGCTTGGAGAAAGCCACATCTACCAGACTCCCTCGTCACGG GTGATTTATGCAACTCGTATGCCATACGATCCAGAAGGTGTTCTTGGCAGCATCAACTCGATCCTCATGGCTTTTCTTGGATTACAG GCAGGAAAAATAATCTTACACTACAGAGATCTCCACACACGCATAATGTCAAGATTTCTTATATGGGGTCTCTTGTTG GGAGTCATATCAGCAGCTCTGACCAAGTGTTCTACAGACCAGGGTTTCATTCCTGTTAACAAGAACCTGTG GTCTCTGTCCTATGTGACAACACTGGCCTGTTTTGCATATGTGCTGCTAGTGCTGGTCTACTACACAGTGGATGTGAAGAAGTGGTGGTCTGGAGCACCTTTCTACTACCCTG GTATGAACTCCATCCTGGTGTACGTGGGCCATGAAGTGTTTGAGGAGTACTTTCCCTTTCGTTGGCGAATGACCAACAGCCAATCCCACACCGAGCACCTCACCCAGAATCTCGTGGCTACTTCCTGTTGGGTCTTCATCTCCTACATGCTCTACAGAAAGAAGATTTTCTGGAAAATTTAG
- the hgsnat gene encoding heparan-alpha-glucosaminide N-acetyltransferase isoform X1 gives MDEAILTVNNELDTEVVVSWMSERCFQCLYQQLGVVPAGPSPGQPSSVDFVVSTQHGITLQLNSTPVQLELCTVPFHFGEHGNYSLWVKNLNDSAVVNCSVVTDADPVNSYIPILVAFLIFAGLALASAIGTIILGLDVVKGILFRLGGSMETERLINSELGSPGRTASLVADNILPPPPSPSKRLRSLDTFRGIALVIMIFVNYGGGRYWFFRHESWNGLTVADLVFPWFVFIMGTSIALSINSMLRAGSTRCSLLRKVVWRSLQLFIIGVFIINPNYCQGPFSWDNMRIPGVLQRLACSYLVVACLDLLVARGHLDILTTDALWAPGLDILLYWPAWLCVLFLEIIWLCLTFLLPVPDCPTGYLGPGGIGDMGLYANCTGGAAGFIDRWLLGESHIYQTPSSRVIYATRMPYDPEGVLGSINSILMAFLGLQAGKIILHYRDLHTRIMSRFLIWGLLLGVISAALTKCSTDQGFIPVNKNLWSLSYVTTLACFAYVLLVLVYYTVDVKKWWSGAPFYYPGMNSILVYVGHEVFEEYFPFRWRMTNSQSHTEHLTQNLVATSCWVFISYMLYRKKIFWKI, from the exons ATGGATGAGGCCATTCTGACTGTCAACAATGAGCTGGACACTGAGGTGGTGGTGTCCTGGATGTCAGAGCGATGCtttcag TGTTTGTACCAGCAGCTTGGGGTGGTACCCGCAGGGCCCAGTCCTGGTCAGCCCAGTTCAGTAGATTTTGTTGTGAGCACACAGCATGGAATTACACTACAGCTCAACAGCACCCCTGTCCAGCTGGAGCTCTGCAC GGTCCCATTCCACTTTGGGGAGCACGGGAACTACTCTCTGTGGGTAAAAAATCTGAATGACTCCGCAGTGGTCAACTGCTCCGTAGTGACTGATGCAGACCCTGTCAACAGCTACATAC CGATCTTAGTAGCTTTTCTTATCTTTGCTGGACTGGCCTTGGCGTCCGCCATTGGAACAATAATATTAGG GCTTGATGTAGTGAAGGGTATCCTCTTCCGACTTGGCGGCTCCATGGAGACGGAGAGGCTCATCAACTCA GAACTGGGCTCCCCTGGCAGGACAGCGTCACTAGTTGCTGACAAcatcctccctcccccccccagccCCAGCAAGAGGCTGCGATCTCTGGACACATTCAGAGG TATCGCCTTAGTCATTATGATCTTTGTGAACTATGGAGGGGGACGATACTGGTTCTTTAGACACGAAAGCTGGAATG GCCTTACTGTTGCAGATCTGGTCTTTCCTTG GTTCGTGTTCATAATGGGGACATCCATCGCCTTGTCAATCAACTCCATGCTCCGCGCGGGCTCCACCCGCTGCTCTCTGCTGAGGAAAGTTGTGTGGAGGAGCCTGCAGCTCTTCATCATCGGTGTCTTCATCATCAACCCAAACTACTGCCAGGGACCAT TTTCTTGGGACAACATGCGGATCCCTGGTGTGTTGCAGCGCCTGGCCTGCTCATACTTAGTTGTAGCCTGCCTGGATCTGTTGGTGGCGAGAGGTCATCTTGACATCCTTACAACG GATGCTTTGTGGGCCCCTGGCCTTGACATCTTACTGTACTGGCCAGCCTGGCTCTGTGTGCTTTTCTTAGAAATCATCTGGCTATGCCTAACTTTCCTGCTTCCTGTGCCAGATTGCCCAAC AGGATATCTGGGTCCCGGTGGGATCGGGGACATGGGCCTGTATGCTAACTGCACCGGTGGCGCGGCTGGTTTCATTGACCGATGGCTGCTTGGAGAAAGCCACATCTACCAGACTCCCTCGTCACGG GTGATTTATGCAACTCGTATGCCATACGATCCAGAAGGTGTTCTTGGCAGCATCAACTCGATCCTCATGGCTTTTCTTGGATTACAG GCAGGAAAAATAATCTTACACTACAGAGATCTCCACACACGCATAATGTCAAGATTTCTTATATGGGGTCTCTTGTTG GGAGTCATATCAGCAGCTCTGACCAAGTGTTCTACAGACCAGGGTTTCATTCCTGTTAACAAGAACCTGTG GTCTCTGTCCTATGTGACAACACTGGCCTGTTTTGCATATGTGCTGCTAGTGCTGGTCTACTACACAGTGGATGTGAAGAAGTGGTGGTCTGGAGCACCTTTCTACTACCCTG GTATGAACTCCATCCTGGTGTACGTGGGCCATGAAGTGTTTGAGGAGTACTTTCCCTTTCGTTGGCGAATGACCAACAGCCAATCCCACACCGAGCACCTCACCCAGAATCTCGTGGCTACTTCCTGTTGGGTCTTCATCTCCTACATGCTCTACAGAAAGAAGATTTTCTGGAAAATTTAG
- the rbpja gene encoding recombination signal binding protein for immunoglobulin kappa J region a yields the protein MAPVVTRKFGERPQRLTREAMRNYLKHKDDQTVLILHAKVAQKSYGNEKRFFCPPPCVYLMGSGWKKKLENMEKEGCTEQEAQPCAFIGIGNSEQEMQQLNLEGKHFCTAKTLYISDSDKRKHFMLTVKMLYGNSANIGVFLSKRIKVISKPSKKKQSLKNADLCIASGTKVALFNRLRSQTVSTRYLHVEGGNFLASSQQWGAFYIHLLDDEESEGEEFAVRDGYIHYGQTVKLVCSVTGMALPRLVIRKVDKQAASMDADDPVSQLHKCAFYLKDTDRMYLCLSQERIIQFQATQCSKESNKEIVNDGASWTIISTDKAEYTFYEGMGPVPTPVTPVPVVETLQLNGGGDVAMLELTGQNFTPTLRVWFGDVEADTMYRCGESVLCVVPDISAFREGWRWVRQPVQVPVTLVRNDGVIYATALTFTYTPEPGPRPHCSAAGAILRTHSISSSSPASSSSPSSSLGGLGDGHGAYNSSDSGLSVLS from the exons ATGGCGCCCGTTGTTACGAG gaagTTTGGTGAGCGACCTCAGCGTTTGACAAG GGAAGCTATGAGGAATTACTTGAAGCACAAAGATGATCAAACAGTGCTCATACTACATGCAAAAGTTGCACAAAAGTCATATGGCAATGAAAAAAG GTTTTTCTGCCCTCCACCGTGTGTGTACCTGATGGGCAGTGGCTGGAAGAAGAAGTTAGAGAATATGGAGAAGGAGGGTTGTACAGAGCAGGAGGCCCAGCCATGTGCATTCATCGGGATAGGCAACAGTGAGCAGGAGATGCAGCAACTCAATCTGGAAGGGAAG CACTTCTGCACAGCTAAGACACTGTATATCAGTGACTCAGATAAAAGGAAACACTTCATGCTGACTGTGAAGATGTTGTATGGGAACAGCGCCAACATAGGAGTCTTCCTCAGCAAGAGGATCAAGGTCATCTCCAAGCCATCCAAGAAGAAACAGTCCTTGAAAAATGCAGATT TGTGCATCGCTTCAGGGACTAAGGTGGCATTGTTTAACCGTCTGCGTTCCCAGACGGTCAGTACCAGGTATCTTCATGTGGAGGGGGGGAACTTTCTTGCCAGCTCCCAACAGTGGGGAGCCTTCTACATCCACCTCT TGGATGATGAGGAGTCTGAAGGAGAAGAGTTTGCTGTGAGAGATGGCTATATTCACTATGGCCAGACGGTCAAATTGGTCTGTTCTGTTACTGGCATGGCCCTGCCCAGACTG GTCATTCGCAAAGTGGACAAGCAGGCTGCATCAATGGATGCAGATGACCCAGTGTCCCAGCTTCACAAGTGTGCCTTCTACCTGAAAGATACAGACAGaatgtatctctgtctgtcacagGAGAGGATCATCCAGTTCCAg GCCACACAGTGCTCCAAAGAGTCTAACAAGGAGATTGTTAACGATGGCGCTTCCTGGACTATCATTAGCACTGACAAGGCGGAGTACACCTTTTATGAGGGTATGGGCCCCGTCCCCACACCGGTCACACCTGTCCCTGTGGTGGAGACTCTTCAG TTAAACGGTGGAGGAGATGTGGCAATGTTGGAGCTTACAGGACAGAACTTCACCCCTACCCTCCGAGTGTGGTTCGGAGATGTAGAGGCTGATACCATGTACAG ATGTGGAGAGAGCGTCCTGTGTGTGGTGCCGGACATTTCCGCCTTCAGGGAGGGCTGGCGTTGGGTGAGACAGCCGGTTCAGGTCCCTGTCACGCTGGTCCGCAATGATGGGGTCATCTACGCCACCGCTCTCACCTTCACCTACACCCCTGAACCAGGGCCCCGGCCCCACTGCAGTGCTGCTGGGGCCATTCTGCGGACACATAGCATCTCTTCGTCATCACCAGCATCTTCATCCTCGCCATCATCGTCGTTGGGCGGGCTCGGGGATGGCCATGGGGCTTACAACAGTAGTGACTCAGGCTTGTCGGTGCTGTCATAG